ATGAGCAAGTTCTTCGTATAAACCGGTTTTTAAATGGGATTGCAGTTCAATGTCACTTTGATTAACTGACTTTGATATACCAATTAATCCCCAAGATTTTTCATAAGTTTGCGCATACGGATTTGCAACCGATTTTCTGATTATTTCTAAGCCAGATTCTCTGAGTGAATTTCCAATGGTAGGAATTAAGAATAATGCTTGGCTGATTGCCTGGATATTTTGCTGCTCCAAGAAAGTAGAATATTTATTATTAAAATATGCCAAAGCACTTTCAGAAATGACATGCTTGTCAGATAGTAAACCAATAATAAAAGCTAAAAAGGAATCCCCGTACCAATCTTGTTTACTTGCATATTCGATGTATTTATTAAGAAACTCATTGGGGAGCGAATTTACTAGATCGTTTGGATTTTCTACTAAATAATATGTAGAAATTGCTAATGTCTTCTCTCGTAAATCTGCTTGATTCCTTGGATCTGAATATAGGTATGGCGTGATGTAATTAGATAACCATTCACGTAAGTCTCCAAGGCAGTTCTGATTTTCAGAGCGGCTAAAAATAATAGCTAAAAGACTAGCCACATATGGGCTTAAAGCTTCTTTTTTCGCCAAATCAAGCACTTGTAATGCTTGAGCATATTCATAAACAATACTCTTAGATAGTTGTCCGCTCATATAAAATCGCCATTTGAACTAGAATAGTTGGATCAATCCAAGTACCAAACCAATAATACTGATAATTCCCAAAAGTAAACTTGCTAACCAATTCTCTTTAAACCATTCCCCAATTACCTGAGGAATGAAATTAATATTTTCTTTCCAGGTTGTATTTGTCAGTAATGAACCTTGATCTGCTCTATCAGCAATATTCGCTAAAATATCAACCTTACGTAGAGTTGAAAAATGTAGTCTGACATATTCCTTATTGATAAAAGCTTCCGACTCATCAGAACCCGTTAGAAAATCTTTATTACTGATTTTGTTCAATTCGATTATCTTTGTTAATCGAGGGTGGCCAATATAGCCCACCCCATAAATGTCGATTAATAATCTATTCAAATCAATTCGATTCTGTTCTGGGATTTCTGTAGGAGTCCCTCCAAGTACTTTGTATCGATGTTCAATTGCCTCAAATCCATAATTCATATCTCTCATATTCCAGTGAAGCCATTTGAAACCGGTGTGAGCATGAACAAAAACATAAAATTCGTCCAACATCTTCTTTTCAAGGGTATCGTATTCCTGGTCGATTGTGTTTAATAAATTTTGCCGTTCAGCAATTTGATGAACTGAAAAAGATTTCGTTTGTCCATTGGCAAAATTTCTGACAGCGATAGAAGTAATTCTTGGAGAGGTACCAGTTTCTCGATCATAAAAACTCTCACAAGAATAATGAATTACAAGAACATGATCAGAATTTTCCATTAGCTCTGCTAAGGATTTTCTGGCTTTATTTCTTTTCTGTAATCGACGTATAGCTGAACCCATGATTATCCTTAAATTAGATATGTTGTGAATTATTTGCGAAACTCGCTAATGCCATTCACACCTCTGATAAAATTTGCTCTTATCCATTTTGGGACAAAATCAAATTGATAAAAGGTCTAATAGCTTTTTCCATTCTAATCATCGACTTTATAAGTTGTTCTTGTAATTCATCCCATTGGTCTTGATCTATCAGACCATAATTTGAAATCACAAAACGAATACGGCTCGCTCGCTTATCCGGCAGTAATTGCCAATCTAATGGATCGCCGAAGAGTTCTTCAATTTCAATTTTATGCTGCAGGAAAGCGTTAAAAACCATCTTGTTCCATTCCGCTTCCCCTCGATCAATATAGAGCTCGACCTGGGCGTCATCCATGCGCACAACATAATTAAATCCAAGTCCGCTTTTTCCAGCGCCGGCACTGACCCAATTTTCAATTCCTGGTGAGACTTTGGCATGAAGTTTAGTCTTTGTCTTAGCTTTTTCAAGTAGTTCACCCCAGAATTTTAGACGGAGAACATGCCGCTCCGCTAAATCTCCATCCTTTTGACCTTGCTGTGACTTTTTTTGATGTCCTTGTACAGATGGCTTGCCGTCATATCCTTTGATAAAGGAAAACAGCTTATAAACCGTGCAAAATGTATCAAGCTTTTCTTTACAAACAATTCCATCAAGATCTGGCCAATAGGATGGCTCTTTATTGTCTTGATCTTTATATTGAATAGCCTTAAGCTGGAGACCATCTGTTAATATGCCCCAATCAACCTGATGAAATTTGGCAGCATAAAATAGATAGGATTCCCATTCTAAACCTGGGGTAATTTCATCAAAATTTTCACCTGGCTTTACGTAACAAACGATTGCTTTTGGAGTGTGGTTTGCTCCCATGAGATTTAGTGTCATGATCCTTTGGTTTTTTTCATCTGTAGAAAAACCCAGGATATGGAAAAACTCATCCACATACTCTTTCCAGG
This window of the Veillonellales bacterium genome carries:
- a CDS encoding DUF4268 domain-containing protein, with the protein product WKEYVDEFFHILGFSTDEKNQRIMTLNLMGANHTPKAIVCYVKPGENFDEITPGLEWESYLFYAAKFHQVDWGILTDGLQLKAIQYKDQDNKEPSYWPDLDGIVCKEKLDTFCTVYKLFSFIKGYDGKPSVQGHQKKSQQGQKDGDLAERHVLRLKFWGELLEKAKTKTKLHAKVSPGIENWVSAGAGKSGLGFNYVVRMDDAQVELYIDRGEAEWNKMVFNAFLQHKIEIEELFGDPLDWQLLPDKRASRIRFVISNYGLIDQDQWDELQEQLIKSMIRMEKAIRPFINLILSQNG